One window of the Conexibacter sp. SYSU D00693 genome contains the following:
- a CDS encoding DUF3618 domain-containing protein, which produces MIRRDIEQTRDRMGETVDALGYKADVKARTQEAVSDRMSTIKDKVGGVRESIAGSAGDATSSVAEATPSTGDLKAGAKRAGGMAQDNPLGLAVGSLAVGFLAGLLLPSSRTEQERLGPVADQVKDRVRETGQEALEHGKEVAQEAAQSAMDTARESGQEHAEELKSSAQESAQQVREQVGSQS; this is translated from the coding sequence GTGATCAGGCGCGACATCGAGCAGACCCGTGACCGCATGGGCGAGACGGTCGATGCGCTGGGCTACAAGGCGGACGTGAAGGCACGGACGCAGGAGGCAGTGAGCGACAGGATGAGCACCATCAAGGACAAGGTCGGCGGCGTGCGCGAGAGCATCGCCGGGAGCGCCGGCGACGCGACGAGCTCCGTGGCCGAGGCGACGCCGAGCACCGGCGACCTCAAGGCCGGGGCCAAGCGCGCCGGCGGCATGGCGCAGGACAACCCGCTGGGCCTCGCGGTCGGCTCGCTGGCCGTCGGCTTCCTCGCCGGCCTGCTGCTGCCGAGCTCGAGGACCGAGCAGGAGCGCCTCGGCCCGGTGGCCGACCAGGTCAAGGACCGCGTGCGCGAGACGGGCCAGGAGGCCCTCGAACACGGCAAGGAGGTCGCCCAGGAGGCGGCCCAGAGCGCGATGGACACCGCCCGCGAGTCCGGGCAGGAGCACGCCGAGGAGCTCAAGAGCTCCGCGCAGGAGTCCGCGCAGCAGGTGCGCGAGCAGGTCGGCTCCCAGAGCTAG
- a CDS encoding phage holin family protein: MAATDHPELRDRSIGDLLKQLSDETSTLVRQEMALARAELSEQGKKAGKGAGMLGGAGLFGLGAFGTLTACLVLLLDKAMDGWLAALVVTVVWAAVAGLLALQGRNRVKEAGPPAPQTMETVKEDVQWAKTRT, encoded by the coding sequence ATGGCCGCGACGGACCACCCGGAGCTGCGTGATCGCTCGATCGGCGACCTGCTCAAGCAGCTCTCCGACGAGACGTCGACGCTGGTCCGCCAGGAGATGGCCCTCGCCCGCGCGGAGCTCTCCGAGCAGGGCAAGAAGGCCGGCAAGGGCGCCGGGATGCTGGGTGGCGCGGGGCTCTTCGGCCTGGGGGCCTTCGGCACCCTGACCGCCTGCCTCGTGCTCCTGCTCGACAAGGCGATGGACGGGTGGCTCGCGGCGCTCGTCGTGACCGTCGTCTGGGCGGCCGTGGCCGGCCTGCTGGCCCTCCAGGGCCGCAACCGCGTGAAGGAGGCGGGGCCGCCGGCCCCGCAGACCATGGAGACGGTGAAGGAGGACGTGCAGTGGGCCAAGACCCGGACGTGA
- a CDS encoding enoyl-CoA hydratase-related protein, translating to MPTLEREGDVFVLDLGADENRFHPDWLAELRTRLDEAASTEGPKALVTTGSGKFFSNGLDLDWLGANGDKLAGYVHEIHGVFAQVLAFPAPTVAAIQGHAFAGGGMLALAHDLRVMREDRGWFCLPEADINIPFSRGMTALIQAKLDPAAQAEAMLTARRYTGPEALGAGIVEATAAEAEVRSTAIARAAALAGKDGLTQATIKRRMYATALALLEDRESNPLE from the coding sequence ATGCCGACGCTGGAGCGCGAGGGGGACGTCTTCGTCCTGGACCTCGGCGCCGACGAGAACCGCTTCCACCCCGACTGGCTCGCCGAGCTGCGCACCCGGCTCGACGAGGCCGCGAGCACCGAAGGACCCAAGGCGCTGGTCACGACCGGCTCGGGCAAGTTCTTCTCCAACGGCCTGGACCTCGACTGGCTCGGGGCCAACGGGGACAAGCTGGCCGGCTACGTGCACGAGATCCACGGCGTGTTCGCGCAGGTCCTCGCGTTCCCGGCCCCGACGGTCGCCGCCATCCAGGGCCACGCCTTCGCGGGCGGCGGGATGCTCGCGCTGGCCCACGACCTGCGCGTCATGCGCGAGGACCGCGGCTGGTTCTGCCTGCCCGAGGCCGACATCAACATCCCGTTCAGCCGCGGCATGACGGCGCTCATCCAGGCCAAGCTCGACCCGGCCGCCCAGGCCGAGGCGATGCTGACCGCCCGGCGCTACACCGGCCCCGAGGCGCTCGGCGCCGGGATCGTCGAGGCGACGGCGGCCGAGGCGGAGGTCCGCAGCACCGCCATCGCGCGGGCCGCGGCGCTGGCCGGCAAGGACGGCCTGACGCAGGCGACCATCAAGCGGCGGATGTACGCCACCGCCCTCGCGCTGCTCGAGGACCGCGAGTCCAACCCGCTCGAGTAG
- a CDS encoding TetR/AcrR family transcriptional regulator: MPRPRLHDVDALLDQAEAIVARDGAAALTVRALAQAAGAPSGTIYHAFGSRDAVLARVWLRAAERFGAVQGERVAGAGDPVGAVVAAATAPLAMLDEAPQSARVLLALRREDLPAGELPAALVAELHEAHRRLVALLRRLAEGVFGRRDAPALEAVTVCVVDLPTALVLRPLQRDGRLSPAAAARLDAAVRAVLDLPLPPPRTRTRKDT, from the coding sequence GTGCCGCGCCCGCGCCTGCACGACGTCGACGCCCTCCTCGACCAGGCGGAGGCGATCGTTGCGCGGGACGGCGCGGCGGCGCTGACGGTGCGCGCGCTGGCGCAGGCGGCCGGTGCGCCGAGCGGGACGATCTACCACGCGTTCGGGTCGCGCGACGCGGTGCTGGCGCGGGTGTGGCTGCGGGCCGCCGAGCGCTTCGGCGCGGTGCAGGGCGAGCGCGTCGCAGGGGCCGGCGACCCGGTGGGCGCCGTGGTCGCGGCGGCGACGGCGCCGCTGGCGATGCTGGACGAGGCGCCGCAGAGCGCACGGGTCCTGCTGGCCCTGCGCCGCGAGGACCTGCCGGCCGGCGAGCTCCCCGCGGCGCTCGTCGCCGAGCTGCACGAGGCGCACCGGCGGCTGGTGGCGCTCCTGCGGCGGCTGGCCGAGGGCGTCTTCGGCCGGCGCGACGCCCCGGCGCTCGAGGCCGTGACCGTCTGCGTCGTCGACCTCCCCACCGCGCTGGTGCTGCGCCCGCTGCAGCGCGACGGCCGCCTCTCCCCCGCCGCGGCCGCCCGCCTCGACGCCGCGGTGCGCGCGGTGCTCGACCTCCCACTTCCACCACCACGAACCCGAACCCGGAAGGACACCTAG
- a CDS encoding S9 family peptidase: MRFVGLVVATTAVLAAATSATAHAATGSAPTPAAAAAEGRAEGDAQVRAALRPTLRRGAPAAARTVAGAAESPAPCTTAYPDASPTFEVGLPCGAAAGTAPKGVVLLLHGGGWYSSEEFCEAIGLRNDCLMAGMRPTAARWQSRGYATLNLDVRTGPEGLTDLVARFTEARQLADAVSPDFPVCAEGESAGGHLVLLLALVAPGLTCAISNSGPTNLAERSEENQVIRSIAALHFCAPWMAAEQCNQLLALWSPLTWASSYAGRAIQLVAAEGDQLVPPAVHVAPWRAVRPETQLHLLGPDVPCTATGATLLVHSCVPASAITTWQEQAEAPFVPAWPAG; the protein is encoded by the coding sequence GTGCGCTTCGTGGGCCTCGTCGTGGCGACCACCGCCGTGCTCGCCGCCGCGACGAGCGCGACCGCCCACGCCGCGACCGGGTCCGCGCCGACGCCAGCGGCAGCGGCGGCCGAGGGGCGTGCGGAGGGCGATGCGCAGGTCCGAGCCGCGCTGCGCCCGACGCTGCGCCGCGGCGCGCCGGCCGCGGCACGGACGGTCGCCGGCGCCGCCGAGTCGCCCGCCCCCTGCACGACCGCCTACCCCGACGCCTCACCGACGTTCGAGGTCGGCCTGCCGTGCGGGGCCGCCGCCGGCACCGCGCCGAAGGGCGTCGTGCTGCTCCTCCACGGTGGCGGGTGGTACTCCTCCGAGGAGTTCTGCGAGGCGATCGGCCTGCGGAACGACTGCCTCATGGCGGGGATGCGGCCGACGGCGGCGCGGTGGCAGAGCCGGGGCTACGCGACCCTGAACCTCGACGTCCGCACCGGGCCCGAGGGCCTGACGGACCTCGTCGCCCGCTTCACCGAGGCCCGGCAGCTCGCGGATGCGGTCTCGCCCGACTTCCCCGTCTGTGCCGAGGGCGAGTCGGCCGGCGGGCACCTCGTCCTGCTGCTCGCGCTCGTCGCGCCGGGGCTCACGTGCGCGATCAGCAACAGCGGGCCGACGAACCTCGCCGAGCGCAGTGAGGAGAACCAGGTCATCCGGTCGATCGCGGCGCTGCACTTCTGCGCCCCGTGGATGGCGGCCGAGCAGTGCAACCAGCTGCTCGCGCTGTGGAGCCCGCTGACGTGGGCCAGCTCCTACGCCGGGCGGGCGATCCAGCTGGTCGCCGCTGAGGGCGACCAGCTCGTCCCGCCCGCCGTCCACGTGGCGCCGTGGCGGGCCGTGCGCCCGGAGACCCAGCTGCACCTGCTCGGACCGGACGTGCCCTGCACGGCGACCGGTGCGACGTTGCTCGTCCACAGCTGCGTGCCGGCAAGCGCGATCACGACCTGGCAGGAGCAGGCCGAGGCGCCCTTCGTGCCGGCGTGGCCGGCCGGCTAG
- a CDS encoding lipid-transfer protein, with amino-acid sequence MASKGNRVFVIGVGMTKFDKPGTKEGDYPDWAKEAGAKALQDAGVGYDAVEQVFAGYCYGDSTYGQRAVYQLGLTGVPVVNVHNNCSTGSSALWLARQSIKGGLVECALAIGFEKMEKGSLGAKYTDRTPAMDKHLEAMVAGRGGWEDSPAAPQMFGNAGREHMERYGSEPDHFAWIGFKNHRHSVNNPYAQFQDAYSLQDIKDAQMVHEPLTKLQCSPTSDGSGAAILASERFVDEHDLWDRAVEMAGQAMVTDLPSTFDGSNSSITLVGFDMSREAGRRAMEEAQVGIEDVDVIELHDCFSANELITYEALGLAPVGEGHELVETEDTTYGGRWVVNPSGGLISKGHPLGATGLAQCAELTWQLRGAADRRQVDGAEVALQHNIGLGGAAVVTVYKQAG; translated from the coding sequence ATGGCGAGCAAGGGCAACCGGGTCTTCGTGATCGGCGTCGGCATGACGAAGTTCGACAAGCCGGGCACGAAGGAGGGCGACTACCCCGACTGGGCCAAGGAGGCCGGCGCCAAGGCGCTGCAGGACGCCGGCGTGGGCTACGACGCGGTCGAGCAGGTCTTCGCGGGCTACTGCTACGGCGACTCGACCTACGGCCAGCGCGCCGTCTACCAGCTGGGCCTCACGGGCGTGCCCGTGGTCAACGTCCACAACAACTGCTCGACGGGCTCGAGCGCGCTGTGGCTGGCCCGCCAGTCGATCAAGGGCGGCCTCGTCGAGTGCGCGCTGGCGATCGGATTCGAGAAGATGGAGAAGGGCTCGCTGGGCGCGAAGTACACCGACCGCACCCCCGCGATGGACAAGCACCTCGAGGCGATGGTCGCCGGCCGGGGCGGCTGGGAGGACAGCCCCGCCGCCCCGCAGATGTTCGGCAACGCCGGGCGCGAGCACATGGAGCGCTACGGCTCCGAGCCCGACCACTTCGCGTGGATCGGCTTCAAGAACCACCGCCACTCCGTCAACAACCCCTACGCCCAGTTCCAGGACGCGTACTCGCTCCAGGACATCAAGGACGCCCAAATGGTCCACGAGCCGCTGACCAAGCTGCAGTGCTCGCCCACCTCTGACGGCAGCGGGGCCGCGATCCTCGCGTCGGAGCGCTTCGTCGACGAGCATGACCTCTGGGACCGCGCCGTCGAGATGGCCGGCCAGGCGATGGTCACCGACCTGCCGAGCACCTTCGACGGCTCCAACAGCTCGATCACGCTCGTCGGGTTCGACATGAGCCGGGAGGCCGGGCGCCGGGCGATGGAGGAGGCGCAGGTCGGCATCGAGGACGTCGACGTCATCGAGCTGCACGACTGCTTCAGCGCCAACGAGCTCATCACCTACGAGGCGCTGGGCCTCGCGCCGGTCGGCGAGGGCCATGAGCTCGTCGAGACCGAGGACACGACCTACGGCGGGCGCTGGGTCGTCAACCCCAGCGGCGGCCTGATCTCCAAGGGCCACCCGCTCGGCGCGACCGGCCTGGCCCAGTGCGCCGAGCTGACCTGGCAGCTGCGCGGCGCGGCCGACAGGCGCCAGGTCGACGGCGCCGAGGTCGCCCTCCAGCACAACATCGGCCTCGGCGGTGCGGCGGTCGTGACGGTCTACAAGCAGGCCGGCTGA
- a CDS encoding TetR/AcrR family transcriptional regulator: MPAAKRPRSGASAVARPRRTQAERRAATRGAVLDAALDELVEHGYGAMTTRRVGERASVSQGTVMHYFRSRPELVGEVVRHASSRFTEEITTVGRTRARTPRTRFVAMLDALWEVQNGPIAQAVTELWVVGRREPAVADAVREAQHDVVRQVSAAVVELFPGIATTPQGVRLLDEVLAISRGMSFDSLIGDRADADRRWDGVRAGLVARFEALVAELGA; the protein is encoded by the coding sequence GTGCCGGCGGCCAAGCGCCCCCGCTCCGGCGCGTCGGCCGTCGCGCGTCCCCGCCGCACCCAGGCCGAGCGCCGCGCGGCCACGCGCGGCGCCGTCCTGGACGCCGCGCTCGACGAGCTCGTCGAGCACGGCTACGGCGCCATGACGACCCGGCGCGTCGGCGAGCGCGCCAGCGTCTCGCAGGGCACCGTCATGCACTACTTCCGCTCGCGGCCCGAGCTGGTCGGCGAGGTCGTCCGCCACGCCTCCTCGCGGTTCACCGAGGAGATCACGACCGTCGGGCGCACCCGCGCGCGCACGCCGCGCACGCGCTTCGTCGCGATGCTCGACGCGCTGTGGGAGGTCCAGAACGGGCCGATCGCCCAGGCCGTCACCGAGCTGTGGGTCGTCGGCCGGCGCGAGCCCGCCGTCGCCGACGCGGTCCGCGAGGCCCAGCACGACGTCGTGCGCCAGGTGAGCGCCGCGGTCGTGGAGCTCTTCCCCGGCATCGCCACCACGCCGCAGGGCGTGCGCCTGCTCGACGAGGTCCTCGCGATCTCGCGCGGCATGTCCTTCGACAGCCTCATCGGCGACCGCGCCGACGCCGACCGCCGCTGGGACGGCGTCCGCGCCGGGCTCGTCGCGCGCTTCGAGGCGCTCGTCGCCGAGCTCGGCGCCTAG
- a CDS encoding cytochrome P450, which translates to MATTSTPVEDVIEINTLDFWSQPAEVRDETFAQLRRDKPLSRHLPFEDPLEMDEMFRDDRPFWAVVRHEDVRTISRDPRTFCSGKGVLFGDAPPEMLEASLSFLATDAPRHTKLRGLVSSAFTPRQIARIEDGIRVAAREIVEEAATTGGGDFVSLIAKRLPLRTISDMIGVPEADRERVMQAADTLVTAIDPEVLAGRSPLEVLGTALWTLTEFATGLAAERERSPQDDLMTALVQAEVDGEKLTHAEIAAFFVLLSVAGNDTSRHTTSHAMRALTVFGDQKRKLIEDPEGRMPTAVEEFVRWATPVQAFRRTTTRDVELHGHLIPEGEKVVLFYHSANRDETVFEDPWTFDVQRAPNRHAGFGGGGPHYCLGASLARTQLNAIFTEMLRQIPDIEAGEPELFRSGAFIHAVKRMDCSFTPRA; encoded by the coding sequence ATGGCCACCACCAGCACGCCCGTCGAGGACGTCATCGAGATCAACACGCTGGACTTCTGGAGCCAGCCCGCGGAGGTGCGCGACGAGACCTTCGCGCAGCTGCGCCGCGACAAGCCGCTCTCCCGCCACCTGCCCTTCGAGGACCCGCTGGAGATGGACGAGATGTTCCGCGACGACCGCCCCTTCTGGGCCGTCGTGCGCCACGAGGACGTCCGCACGATCTCGCGCGACCCCAGGACGTTCTGCAGCGGCAAGGGCGTCCTGTTCGGCGACGCGCCGCCCGAGATGCTCGAGGCGTCGCTGTCGTTCCTGGCCACGGACGCGCCGCGCCACACGAAGCTGCGCGGCCTCGTCTCCTCGGCCTTCACCCCGCGCCAGATCGCGCGCATCGAGGACGGCATCCGCGTCGCCGCGCGCGAGATCGTCGAGGAGGCGGCGACGACGGGCGGCGGCGACTTCGTCTCGCTCATCGCCAAGCGCCTGCCGCTGCGGACGATCAGCGACATGATCGGCGTGCCCGAGGCCGACCGCGAGCGCGTGATGCAGGCCGCCGACACGCTCGTCACCGCGATCGACCCCGAGGTCCTCGCCGGCCGCTCGCCGCTGGAGGTCCTCGGCACCGCGCTGTGGACGCTGACCGAGTTCGCCACCGGCCTGGCCGCCGAGCGCGAGCGCTCGCCCCAGGACGACCTCATGACCGCGCTCGTCCAGGCCGAGGTCGACGGCGAGAAGCTCACGCACGCCGAGATCGCCGCGTTCTTCGTCCTGCTCTCCGTGGCGGGCAACGACACGAGCCGCCACACGACCTCGCATGCCATGCGCGCGCTGACGGTCTTCGGCGACCAGAAGCGCAAGCTCATCGAGGACCCCGAGGGCCGCATGCCCACGGCGGTCGAGGAGTTCGTGCGCTGGGCGACGCCGGTGCAGGCCTTCCGCCGCACGACGACGCGCGACGTCGAGCTGCACGGCCATCTCATCCCCGAGGGCGAGAAGGTCGTGCTCTTCTACCACTCGGCCAACCGCGACGAGACCGTCTTCGAGGACCCGTGGACCTTCGACGTGCAGCGCGCGCCCAACCGCCACGCGGGCTTCGGCGGCGGCGGGCCCCACTACTGCCTGGGTGCCTCGCTGGCGCGCACGCAGCTCAACGCGATCTTCACCGAGATGCTCCGGCAGATCCCCGACATCGAGGCGGGTGAGCCGGAGCTCTTCCGCAGCGGCGCGTTCATCCACGCCGTCAAGCGGATGGACTGCTCGTTCACCCCGCGCGCTTGA